GGGATCGGGAAAAACCCGCACCCTGACACAGCGTGTGGCAGAGTTGGTCCGCAGCGGAACTGCCCAACCTGAGCAGTGCCTGACACTCACCTTTACACGGCGCGCTGCCGAAGAAATGCGCAGCCGCCTGCAAAAGCTCCTTCCTGAAGAATGCGAACAGATCCCGGTCTGCACTTTCCACGGATTAGCCTATCGCATCTTGCAGGAGAACTACAACGCTGCCGGCCTTCCTCAAGGCTTTGAGGTGGTCGCTGAAAAGGACGCGGATCATAACGGTGTGCTCGACTATGAAGAATTGATGCGCCTTGCGCTCAGCGTATTGGAAGACAGCCCGGACCTCTGCGCGCAATACAGACAACGCTATGCCTGGGTTTCCATTGATGAGTACCAGGATATTGATGAGAGCCAGTACCGGCTTATCCGCTTGCTCGCACCGGACAAAGGCAATGTTTGCGTGATCGGAGACCCCGACCAGGCGATCTATCGCTTTCGCGGCGCGGATGTGGGATTCTTTCTGCGATTTGAGGAAGACTATCCAGGCGCCCGGAAGGTTTTTCTCTCGCGCAATTACCGCAGCGGCGAATCCATTTTCACCGCCTCCCGCCAAATGATGGCCCCGGGTTCCCTCCTGGAGGACCGGCAGGTGCAGGCGATCATCGAGGACACCGGCAAAGTCGTCCTGCATTGCGCCAAAACCGACAAAGCCGAGGCCGAGTTTGTGGTGCACCGCATCGAACAACTGATCGGCGGCACAACCTTCTTTTCCATGGACAGCGGCCGCAGTGAGGGAGACACCGAGCGCGAATATTCCTTTGCAGACTTTGCGGTGCTTGTGCGTGCCAAGGCTCAGCTTGATTGTCTGGAAGAGGCTTTGGAGAGATCAGGCATTCCCTATCAGGCCCCGGCCCGCGATCCCTGGCAGGATGTGGACGAATGGGACCCGCGCGCCGACCGCGTCTCACTGCTCACCCTGCACGCAGCCAAGGGTCTCGAGTTTCCTGTGGTCTTCATTACCGGTTGTGAAGAAGGCCTGCTGCCGATGAGTTGGGGTGGCAAGAGTTCCGAAGAGGAATTGGCAGAGGAACGCCGTTTGTTCTTTGTGGGGATGACCCGCGCAGAGGACCGGCTCTTTCTCTGCCACGCCAAGCGCCGGCTCTGGCAGGGAAAGATCCGGGAGCGCACTATCTCACGCTTCCTTCAGGATATAGAAGAACGCCTCTTGGAACACAGCTTGAGTGCCGCTCCTAAGAGGCGTTCGGATAATTCGCAACTAAATTTTTTTGACTAGAACCCGTCGCCGCGAGGGCAAAGCCCGTGGCGGTCTTTGTTCCGCAAAGATCGCTTGCGCTCCACAAGATGCCCTGCATCAGATCCTTCGCTGCGCTCGGGATGAATTCGGACCGTGAGTTGTGTTCGCTTCACTCCACAACTCACGTCCTCATTCACTTGGCTTCTTTGTAGAGGACGTGCCGTCTGACCACGGGATCGTACTTCTTGATCTCGATCCGGTCCGGCGTGTTGGTCTTGTTCTTCCGGGTAGAGTAGTAATGCGGGCTCTCAGTGCTCTTCAACCGGATAACGATGCGTTTTACTGCCTTGGCCATGACTTTCTCCTTGTCCGTACGAAAGTGAGCATCATAATCATATCCAGCCCAAAAATCAAGCTCTTAGGGACAGGTCTCGCCTACCCATTGCGCTGAAAGCAGTTACGGGAGGCCCGTCCCCCCTCAACGCCATCGGGGCTGGCGGAAGCGAGGGGACGGTTCTCGTGTAACTCCATCCACCCGTTGGGGATGGAGAGAACCGTCCCTGGAGTGTGGAGTGGTGTACAATAGGAGGCCATAAAGGAAGGAGTCCGGCCGTGCCCATTGACAAAGAATTGCTGAATATTTTGTGTTGCCCCACCACCAAGGTCCCGGTTAAGCCTATTTCCGAGGATCAGGTGCAAAAACTCAACGAAATCATCAGCCGCCATGCGCTTCAATATGTAGACGGAAGACCGGTCGAGGGAACTGTCCAAGAGGGCCTCATCACCGAAGACGGAAGGACCATCTATCTGATTAGCGACGGCATCCCGGTCATGCTTCCCGAGCTCGGGATCGCCGCGGATCAGTTGCAGGACTAATCCCTTTCAGGAGAGAACCCCTATGCCAAGTATCTTCACTCGAATCATCCGGGGAGAAATCCCCTGCCACACAATTCTGGAGGACGACCGGTATTTTTCCTTCTTAGATATCCGGCCGGTCAAAACAGGACATACCTTGGTCATCCCCAAACAGGAAGTGGATTATCTTTTTGATTTGGACGAGGAACTGTTGAGCGGACTCATGGTTTTTGCAAAGCGAGTGGCCGTGGCCCTCAAAACAGTCGTGCCCTGCAAACGCGTAGGGCTGATGGTCGCGGGCTTGGAAGTCCCGCACGCTCACGTACACCTCATCCCCATGAATGCAATACCGGATCTCAGTTTTGCCAATGCCCGGGAGGCCTCCCAAGACGAGCTTGCCCAGCTCGCTGAAAAGATACGGGCCCGTCTTTAATGAACCCCCTTCCCATTCGTCCCAGAAGGAACCGGCGCACCGCTGCGATTCGCGCCCTGTTACGCGAAACCGCGCTGCAACCCTGCGACCTGGTTTTGCCTCTGTTCGTGCAGGAAGGAAAACAGCGCAGCACACCTATCCCGTCTCTTCCCGGATGTGCAAGGCTAAGTCCCGACCTGATTCTGCGGGCTGCGACCGAGGCCTTCGAGCTCGGCGTCCTGGCTGTGGCCCTTTTCCCCGTGCTCGCCGAATCCCTCAAGGACAAGACCGCCACGGAATCCAAGAACCCAAAGGGATTATTACCTCGGACAATCAAACTTCTGAAGCAGGACTTGCCGGAGCTCAGCGTCATTGGGGATGTGGCCATGGATCCCTATTCCATTGACGGCCACGACGGCTTAGTGGAAGACAACAAAATCCTCAACGACCCAACTCTGGAGATCCTGGGAGACATGGCTTTGAATCAAGCTGCGGCCGGCGCCGATTGGCTGGCGCCCTCAGACATGATGGACGGCCGCGTCGGACACCTGCGACGCGTCCTGGACGAGAACGGTTTTGAGGAAGTCGGTATTCTCTCCTATGCAGCCAAATACGCGTCCTCTTTATACGGCCCTTTTCGGGAGGCCCTGGACTCTGCCCCGCGCACGGGCGACAAAAAGACTTATCAAATGGATCCTGCCAATGTGCGCGAAGCTCTTCGCGAAGTCAGGCTGGATGTGGCCGAAGGCGCCGATATTGTGATGATTAAACCCGCGCTTCCCTATTTAGACGTTATAGCCAGAGTCAAGGCCGTGGTTGACGTTCCCGTGGCAGCCTATCACGTGAGCGGGGAATACAGCATGGTTATGGCTGCGGCAGAAAAAGGCTGGCTGGACGGGGATGCGGTCATGGCCGAGATGTTACTGGCTATCAAGCGGGCGGGGGCGGATTTAATCTTTAGCTACTACGCCACAGAGATGGCAAGATCCCTCTCCACATCCGAACAACGCTGACAAAGCTCTGGATTATCCAGGGTCCCCACTTCAGGAGTGTATTTCCAACAGCGCGCACATTTTCGACCAGAGGCGCGGCGAATACGCACTGTTAGATCTTCTTCACTCATTTCAGCGCCGCATTCAGCCTCTCCAAAGCCCACACCCGAGACAATCAAGCCCAGCTTGAGAGCCTCTGAGTTTGCTTGCAGAAACTCCTGAAGTTCCGGGTCGGAAGACCGCACGAACACTTCGCAATCCAAGGGGCTGCCCACATCTTCCGTTGCGCGCATTTTTTCCACAGCCAAGTCGGAGACCCTGCGCACCACGCGGATGGTGGCCCAACGCTCTATAGCCTCTGTGTCACAATCGCCCCACAAACTCTCATCCCAGAGGGCCTCGTGCACACTGGTGCCCGGATCAAAGGTGCGCCAGACCTCGTCCGAGGTATATACCAAGATCGGAGCAGTCAGCAGGCAGAGTGACTTGGCTACGCGGAAAAGCGCGCTCTGAGTGGATCTTCGCTGAGGGCTGTCCGGATGGTCACAGTAAAGCCGGTCCTTGAGCACATCCAGATAAAAAGAACTCAGATCCGAAATACAAAAATCATAGATGAGCTGGTAGATCCGGTGAAAACGGTATTCGTTATAGCAATTGACGACTTCGCCCGCCACCTGGCTGAGTCGACTGAGAATCCAACGGTCCACTTCATCCATTTGATCAAAAGGCACGCTGTGCACCTTGGGATCAAAATCATTGATATTTCCCAAGAGATAGCGGAAGGTGTTGCGAATCTTCCGGTAGGCCTCCGACATACGCGCAAGGATTTCCGGGCCGACACGCACATCATTGTTGGTATCGCAAGAAGAGACCCAAAGGCGCAGGATATCGGCGCCGGACTCTTTCATCACGTCCAGCGGACTCACTACATTGCCCATACTCTTGGACATCTTCCGGCCTTCGCCGTCCATGACAAATCCGTGCGTGAGCACCTGTTTAAAGGGCGCCATCCCGCGCAAAGCCACCGCAGTAATCATTGAGGTCTGGAACCAACCCCGGTGCTGGTCCGAGCCCTCCAAATAGAGCTCGGTCGGAAAACCCAGCGCATGGCCCTGTTCCAAAACCGCCTGATGACTCACACCGGAATCAAACCACACATCCAGAATGTCCGTTTCCAGTTCAAAGTCGTCCAGGCCCTCGGCTCCCTCAGGGAAAAAATATTCCTTAGGCTGTTTGAACCAAGCGTCCGCACTTTCCTTTTGGAAGACTTCCAAAACGCGCTGTTGGAACTCGGGAGGGCAATACACCTCGCCGCTGGTTTTGTGCTTGGCCACGGGAACCGGCACCCCCCAGAGGCGCTGGCGCGATAGACACCAATCAGGCCGCGTCTCCATCATGCCCATAATCCGGTTCTTCCCCCAATCCGGGAACCACTCAGTCTGCGAGGAATCCTCAATGATATTAAGGATGCGCTCGCGCAAGTTCTCGTGGTCCACCTTGAGAAACCATTGTGGCGTGGAGCGCACAATCACCGGAGTCTTGGTGCGCCAGCAAAAGGGGTACGAGTGCGAATGCTGCTCAACCGCGTGCAAATACCCCTTGGATTCCAGGTGCCGGACGATGACCGGGTTAGCCTCAAAGACTCCGACACCCTGAATCTTGAGATCCTCGCCCGGGTCCTCCGTGAAGCGCCCCTTGTGATCGACCGGGGAAAGAATGGGCAAACCGTTTTGAAGATGGCCATGGAAATAATCTTCCTCTCCGTGGCCCGGGGCAATGTGCACAATACCGGTTCCGTCCTCACCGGACACATAGTCCGCCAGAATCGCGCGCCCTTTGCGCGGGCAAAAAGGGTGCTGGTATTCCGGAACCCGCCGCACTATTTCAGAGCCGGTATAAACAGCACGGCGCTCAATGGATTCGATCCCGAATTTCTCCTTAAGGCGCCCGGCTAAAACTGCGGCGCAGATAAAGATCTGTTTGTTATTGACCCAATACACGCCGTACTCCAAATGCTCGTTCAGTGCCACCCCCACATTGGCCGGCAAAGTCCACGGGGTGGTGGTCCAGATCAAGTAAGAGACCGGAGTCCCGGCTGAAACACCCCACTCCTGCAAAAGAGCGGTGTCGAGTCCGGCAATGGGCACAGGAAAACTCACATAGATCGCCTGCGAGACCTTGTCTTGGTATTCGAGCTCCGCTTCGGCCAATGCGGTTTCCGCACCAATGGACCAAAACACCGGCTTTTCTCCGCGATACACGTAGCCTTTGTTGTAGAGCTCATAAAAAGCCCCGGCAATGGAGGCCTGGTATTGCGGATTCATCGTGAGATACGGATCCTCCCAAGTCCCGAAGATCCCCAAACGCTGGAATTCCGCCTTCTGCAATTTGACATATTTGCCCGCGTAGGCCCGCGCCTGCTTCCGGAATTCATTTTGGTCAACCTGGTCCTTTTGCTTGCCCTGCTCTTTGAGAAGCGCTGCCTCAATAGGCAGGCCGTGGCAATCCCAACCCGGCACATAAGTAGTGCAATAACCTTGCATGGTCCGGAACTTGACGATCATGTCCTTCATCGTCTTATTCAAGGCATGGCCGATATGGATATGGCCGTTTGCGTAAGGCGGGCCGTCGTGCAGGATAAAGCGTTTGTCGCGGGTACGGACTTGCTCCCAAAGCCGCTTTTCCAAACCCTCCTCTTCCCACTGCTTGTATCGCTGAGGCTCGCGCACGGCAAGAGAAGCCTTCATGGGAAACGAAGTCTTGGGCAAATTCACTCTGTATTTCTTCTTTTCCGGATCTTGACCCATGATTAAGTGCTTACCTGTGCTTTCTTGAGAAGTTTTATGAGCGCGCCCACTGCCCTTTCGGCGCCTTCGGCGATCTGATCAATACTGGAGTCATACATGTAGCAAGGTGAGGTGACAACCTTCTGTTCGGCGTCAATCACGATATCCGTAGGCCCGGCATCCACTGGACTGGCCCCCATGTTCCTGAGGGCGGCATTGACTGCGGCGTCATTGCCTATGGTGAGTTCCACTCCGGGAAGGAGTCTTCCCAACACTACGGGCGCAATACAGAGCGCGCCAATGGGCTTCCCGGCAGCATGAGTGGCCTTCACAGCATTTTCAACATCGGCCTGGACCGAGCATCGATCCCCATTATCGATAAAGTCCGAAAGATTGGCTGCCGCCCCAAAGCCGCCGGGCAGGACCAAGGCATCGAAGGCTGCGGCATTGTATTCGGAAAGGGGCAGAATTTGACCGCGCGCAATACGGGCGGACTCAACAAGCACATTGCGCTCTTCCTGAACCATTTCCTGGGTCAGGTGATTGCTCACATGGTGCTGCGGACTGTCCGGGGCAAAGCACTGGTAGCTGGCTCCTGCTTTACGGATGGCCAACAGGGTCAGCACCGATTCCTGGATTTCGGATCCATCCATAAATCCGCATCCTGAAAGGATTACTGCAAATCTCGGATTCGTCGCACTCATCGTCTACCTCGCCGTAACTCTATATTTTAGAGGATGTTTGAATCCACATTGTAATGAGCCCCAATAGCCTTGTCAAAACAGACGGTGTCAGGCACTGGTGCCTGGCACCGGTGCCTGGCACCAAGAACTTAGATGATGGGTTGGTAGGCGCGGCGGGCGGGGACACTCACAATCTGCCGCTCAGGGAGGATCACTGCGGAGAGCCTTTTGCCGTAAACACAACCGGAATCCAGTCCAATGACATTCTCACGCACCACCAGGCCCTGGGCCGCCCAATGTCCGTGCACAACCAGCTTCGGATCCGTGTAGAATTCCCACCAGGGCTCGCCCTCAGGTTCCACCGTACGCAACCGGACGAGATCGTCTGCACACTGCTCGTGCACAGGAATCCCCGGCCTCAAACCCGCATGCACCACAAGATAATCGGGATGCTCAATGTAATAGGGCCAGCCGGCAATAAAGTTCATGTAATTGTCCAGCCCAGCACCCATATCCCGCACCGCATCCTGCTGGTACTCGGTAGTCAGGGAATCCAGCTGCCTATTTTGCCAGCGCTTCAAAAGAGAAAGGTCGTGATTTCCCATCACGACCTTTAAATTCGGCAAACTCATAGCTAGGTCCAGGACCTTCTTAGTATAAGGCCCCTTACAAACCAAATCCCCGACTGAGATCAAGGTATCCTCATCCGAGGCCCCGACCTTCCCGAGCAACTCCTGCCACTCTTCGTAGCACCCGTGAATGTCGCCAAAGATAATAGTGCGCAAAGACTTTCGCTGGCCCGCTAGTAACGGTAATTCACTTCCAGCGTGCCGTAGTCCAACCCGGGATTTCTCGTGTAGATATCGGCATTGGACATGTGTTGGATCCGGAATCCGGTACTCCACCTATCTGTAAACCGGTACCCCACACCCAAATGGCTTGTAATTTGAAAGGGACCCCCGAGGTCTTCTCCGCCAATGCGGTCCTCGGCAATAACAGTGGGGGCAGTCCCCGCCTCAACCCACCACTTTTGCCGGCCAAACCTTAAGGCGGGCCCCAAATAAACATAAACCCCGCTGTCCCCGCCGGTGCGCATCATTCCCAGCGCAGCATTTGCCCGCACTCCCAGCAATCCTTGGGAATCAGGCCACTCCAGGGCCCAGGGCAACGGAATGCTTCCCTGCACTTCGTACAGATGAAACTCTTTTGACTCGCTGGCCTCCCCTGCCCCGACCCGAACTCCCAGTTCCGCCGGTTCGTTCTCAGCAGACCAGCATAACCCTGCAAAGGTTGAAGAAAAGACAACTGCAACAAAGATCAATAACCCGACACGATTCATACCGGCCATTGTAATGGGAAGGCCGCTCATTGCAAAGGCAAAATACCTGCCTTATCAATAGCAATTACAGTTTCCGATGCTGAAGACTGGGGAGCTGTCGCCGAATACCGGAAACCACCTCGGGATCCACTGTCGCCACAGCCACCCCTTCCCCCTCCGCGCATTCAGCCAATACACTGCCCCAAGGATCGGCAATCAGCGCATGGCCGTAAGATTCCCGTGTCCCAAAATGATGGCCTGTCTGCGCCGCAGCCAGAACATAGGACTGGGACTCAATGGCCCTGGCCCGCAGCAGAACGTGCCAGTGATGTTTCCCCGTAGTCATGAGGAAAGCCGCAGGAACGGCAAAGGCCACTGCCCCCTTATCCACCAACCGCCTGTAGAGTTCAGGGAATCTCAAATCATAACAGATCGAGAGCCCCAACCCGCCGAAAGGAGCCGGACTCACCACCACGTCTTCTCCGGCTTCGGTGTGTTCGGATTCCCTGGAGCTGGTTCCGTCATCCAATTGAATATCAAAGAGATGGATTTTGCGATACACGCTGAGAATCTGACCCTCACGATTCAGATGCACACAAGCATTCCGCGTTTTGCCTGAAACAGACCCTCTCTCCGGAAAGCCTGCCAAGACCAATTCACTCCCCACCGCCCGCGCAAGATCAGAACAAAAGGAGAGTATCGGCCCGTTCTCCTCCAGCGACTCTGCAACCCCTGTCTTCTCCTTGTCCGGAGACATACAGGCAAAACCCTCGGGCAGGACAATGAGTTCCGCGTCCTGTCGCGCGGCTTCCCGCACAAGCGCTTCCGCCACACCGAGGTTGGCTTCCACATCTGGCGTGGAATTCATTTGCACAACAGCAACCTGAACCGGACGGACGTCTTGAATCACTCCAGCCCCTCAACGTTCTTTTTTAGGTGGGTTTTGATGAAGCGGTAGATATCGGTGTTTTCAAGCGTACCGTGGACTTCCCCGGAACCCGCACCCCAAGCATAAAGCACAATATCCGTGCCCGTGTGCAAAGCCGAGCCCATCTGGGAAACAGAGGGACGGGTGTCGTCCTCCATGCGCGGCCTAACTCCGGGCCCGGTCGCGAAACTCATCACCGGAACTCCGCCGGGCCATTGGGCTTCCCCGCGAATCCCCTCCGCGTGGGTGGGATACCCATTCAGGGCAAAGCCGCCGGTCTCATGATCCGCGCAAACCAAAACCATCGTTCGACTCTCATCCACACGGCCGATCACATGATTGACGACAGAGTCCAGGGCCAGCACCTCCTGAATTGCCGCAACCGCGCGATTCCCATGCGCAGCGTGATCAATGCGGCCGCCCTCAATTACCAGCAAATACGGACGCCTCTTCGCCTCCATAAACTCCAGAGCCCAGGCGCTCATCTGCAACAAGGTGGGCGCCCCCTCCCTATCCGTTTCCAGGAGTTCAAAGGGCAGATGCTCTTCCGCAAAAATTCCCAGCACCCGCGCAACCTCCCATGGCTTGTGCTTTATCAGATCCGGTTGGCTTCTAAAGACAGTCCAGCCCGCCAGATCGACCCCCCGGCGGAAATACTGCTCCCCTCCGCCCATTAGCAGAACCAACGAACTCTTCGATGCCTGCTGAGCGATCTCATACTCGGCCTCGCGATTCGTATGGTGCGCATAGAAAGCCGCCGGAGTGGCATTCGTCACGCTGGTATTGGTTACCACGCCCACGGATATCCCCCAGCGCGCACCCCACTCCGTAAGATTCTCCAGATCCCTCCCAGCGCCTTTGCGTTCGCGAGCATCCGCTCTCATCCCCAGAATACCGACAGCGGTCTTTTCCCCGCAGGACATGGCCGTTGCTGCCGCTGCGGAATCGGTAACGATATAGTCCCGGGCATAGGTGCGAACCAAAGCCGTGCGAGGCAGGCTGTCCAAAGCCAGGGTTCCGGAAGCTCCCTCAGAATCAACGCGCGCGGCTGTCACAAATGCAGGTCCCATGCCGTCGCCCACAATAAGGATCACGTTATGGCCGGAGGTGCTGGAGGTGTCGGAAACAGCTTCCTGGGCACACACACTGCTGCTTCCGATGAGGAGAAAAAGACAAACCAGGGAGAGGAAGGGACGAAGCCTCAAACGGACCTCAGTAGCTTTCTTCTGTAAGAACCACTTTACCCTTGAAAACCACATAGATAAAGGCAGTGTACGCAATCACCAGGGGCATGCCGATTCCCGCAATAATCAGCATCACCATTAGAGTGCGCGGTGTGGAGGAGGCATTGTAGATGGTCAGACTGTAGGCCAAATCCGTGCTGGCCGGCACCATTCTGGGAAACATCGCAACCGCGCACATAACGATTACACCGACAATATTCACACAAGAAGCCACAAAGGCCTTACCAAACCTGCCCGCCTGACTGAACACGGGAATCAAAACCAATGCCGGGCACCACACTAAGAACATCAGATAGAATAAGGGGCGACCGAGCAGCGCAGCCAGGGCATGTTTGGCAGCAAAGAGTGTGGCAATCATGGTGATTAAATAGAGTACGATGAAGACGATCCAAGTCCTGCTCGCCCAGCTCTTCATACGCGCCTGCAAATCCCCCTCGGTCTTCATCCCCATGTACAAGGAACCGTGCAGGATAAACATCACCAAAGAGAGCAACCCCACCAGCAAGGCATAAGGATTGAGCAACCCGAGAAAATTACCGGTAAAGACCCAATCCTTTGTGAGAGGCAAACCCTGCACAATATTCCCAACCGTCACACCGTATAGAAGCGCCGGCACAAAACTCCCCAATCCAAAGGCCCAATCCCAAGACTTGCGCCAACGAGGGTCCTCAACCTTGGAACGGAACTCCAGAGAGACCGCTCGAAAGATAAGGGCCACCAGCAACAGCATAAAGGCTAAGTAAAAGGAGCTAAAGACTGTGGCATAAACCGGAGGGAAAGCTGCAAACAGCGAACCGCCTGCGGTAAGCAACCAAACCTCGTTACCGTCCCATACCGGTCCTATGGCATTCATGTGGATGCGCTTCTCCTCATCCCCCTTGGCAAATAAGGACAAAACCCCGACACCCAAATCAAAGCCGTCCAGTATTGCGTAGCCGCTAATCAACACCATAAACAAAATGAACCAGATGAGATTAAGATCCATGTTTCACTTCCTTGACCATCAGGAACAAGTACAGCGCTCCCAGGAGAATGTAAATAAAACTGAACAGAATCGTGGAAAACAGAATCTCTCCGGCCGAAACCGTAAGCGAGGCAGCCTCGCTGGTACGCAAAACTTTATAGACAATCCAAGGCTGCCGTCCGACCTCCGCAGTGACCCATCCAAACTCGCATGCAATCAAAGGCAACGGAATGGCCCCGATCAAAAGCTTCAGATACCATCTGGAATCCCAAAGCCGGCGCCGCCACAGCAAGAAGGTTCCCAACATCATCGCGGCAATAAAAAACAACCCCAGGATCACCATATTGTGGAAAGAGACAAAGGTCATCCATAACGGCGGAATCTCGTCTTCCGGAAATTCATTGAGGCCTTTGATCTCCGCATTGGAATCCCCGTAGACCATCCAGCTCGTCAATTTGGGGATTTCAACACGCGCGAGAAGTTTCGGCGGATCGGTTTTCACCAACCCGAACAGAACCAAAGGCGCTCCCTGCTGAGTTTGATAGAGACCTTCTATCGCTGCGAACTTCTCCGGCTGCGTGCGCGCCACCTGCCGGGCGTGTTCATGCCCCGTCGGATAGAGAGCCATTAGCGATACGAAAAGACCAGAGATAATAGCGATTCGGAGAGTCTTGCGGGCCATGGGGTTCTCGCGATTGCGCAACAGGAGATAAGCAGAGACCCCGGCCATAAGAAAAGCACCCGAAATCAAACAAGCATCCAGAGTGTGGTAGAAACGATACCACATGGATGGATTGAACACCGCCTCGGCAAAGCTCGTGAGCTCGGCCCGGCCGTTTCGCACAACAAAACCGGCCGGAGTCTGCATCCAGGAATTGGCAACCAGTATCCAAAAAGCACTGATCGTGGCGCCAACTGCCACCATAAGGATGGCAAACCAATGCACGGCTTTGGATACTTTGTTG
The sequence above is a segment of the Candidatus Omnitrophota bacterium genome. Coding sequences within it:
- a CDS encoding ATP-dependent helicase, yielding GSGKTRTLTQRVAELVRSGTAQPEQCLTLTFTRRAAEEMRSRLQKLLPEECEQIPVCTFHGLAYRILQENYNAAGLPQGFEVVAEKDADHNGVLDYEELMRLALSVLEDSPDLCAQYRQRYAWVSIDEYQDIDESQYRLIRLLAPDKGNVCVIGDPDQAIYRFRGADVGFFLRFEEDYPGARKVFLSRNYRSGESIFTASRQMMAPGSLLEDRQVQAIIEDTGKVVLHCAKTDKAEAEFVVHRIEQLIGGTTFFSMDSGRSEGDTEREYSFADFAVLVRAKAQLDCLEEALERSGIPYQAPARDPWQDVDEWDPRADRVSLLTLHAAKGLEFPVVFITGCEEGLLPMSWGGKSSEEELAEERRLFFVGMTRAEDRLFLCHAKRRLWQGKIRERTISRFLQDIEERLLEHSLSAAPKRRSDNSQLNFFD
- the rpmG gene encoding 50S ribosomal protein L33; this encodes MAKAVKRIVIRLKSTESPHYYSTRKNKTNTPDRIEIKKYDPVVRRHVLYKEAK
- a CDS encoding Trm112 family protein is translated as MDKELLNILCCPTTKVPVKPISEDQVQKLNEIISRHALQYVDGRPVEGTVQEGLITEDGRTIYLISDGIPVMLPELGIAADQLQD
- a CDS encoding HIT family protein; protein product: MPSIFTRIIRGEIPCHTILEDDRYFSFLDIRPVKTGHTLVIPKQEVDYLFDLDEELLSGLMVFAKRVAVALKTVVPCKRVGLMVAGLEVPHAHVHLIPMNAIPDLSFANAREASQDELAQLAEKIRARL
- the hemB gene encoding porphobilinogen synthase, whose amino-acid sequence is MNPLPIRPRRNRRTAAIRALLRETALQPCDLVLPLFVQEGKQRSTPIPSLPGCARLSPDLILRAATEAFELGVLAVALFPVLAESLKDKTATESKNPKGLLPRTIKLLKQDLPELSVIGDVAMDPYSIDGHDGLVEDNKILNDPTLEILGDMALNQAAAGADWLAPSDMMDGRVGHLRRVLDENGFEEVGILSYAAKYASSLYGPFREALDSAPRTGDKKTYQMDPANVREALREVRLDVAEGADIVMIKPALPYLDVIARVKAVVDVPVAAYHVSGEYSMVMAAAEKGWLDGDAVMAEMLLAIKRAGADLIFSYYATEMARSLSTSEQR
- the ileS gene encoding isoleucine--tRNA ligase, coding for MGQDPEKKKYRVNLPKTSFPMKASLAVREPQRYKQWEEEGLEKRLWEQVRTRDKRFILHDGPPYANGHIHIGHALNKTMKDMIVKFRTMQGYCTTYVPGWDCHGLPIEAALLKEQGKQKDQVDQNEFRKQARAYAGKYVKLQKAEFQRLGIFGTWEDPYLTMNPQYQASIAGAFYELYNKGYVYRGEKPVFWSIGAETALAEAELEYQDKVSQAIYVSFPVPIAGLDTALLQEWGVSAGTPVSYLIWTTTPWTLPANVGVALNEHLEYGVYWVNNKQIFICAAVLAGRLKEKFGIESIERRAVYTGSEIVRRVPEYQHPFCPRKGRAILADYVSGEDGTGIVHIAPGHGEEDYFHGHLQNGLPILSPVDHKGRFTEDPGEDLKIQGVGVFEANPVIVRHLESKGYLHAVEQHSHSYPFCWRTKTPVIVRSTPQWFLKVDHENLRERILNIIEDSSQTEWFPDWGKNRIMGMMETRPDWCLSRQRLWGVPVPVAKHKTSGEVYCPPEFQQRVLEVFQKESADAWFKQPKEYFFPEGAEGLDDFELETDILDVWFDSGVSHQAVLEQGHALGFPTELYLEGSDQHRGWFQTSMITAVALRGMAPFKQVLTHGFVMDGEGRKMSKSMGNVVSPLDVMKESGADILRLWVSSCDTNNDVRVGPEILARMSEAYRKIRNTFRYLLGNINDFDPKVHSVPFDQMDEVDRWILSRLSQVAGEVVNCYNEYRFHRIYQLIYDFCISDLSSFYLDVLKDRLYCDHPDSPQRRSTQSALFRVAKSLCLLTAPILVYTSDEVWRTFDPGTSVHEALWDESLWGDCDTEAIERWATIRVVRRVSDLAVEKMRATEDVGSPLDCEVFVRSSDPELQEFLQANSEALKLGLIVSGVGFGEAECGAEMSEEDLTVRIRRASGRKCARCWKYTPEVGTLDNPELCQRCSDVERDLAISVA
- the elbB gene encoding isoprenoid biosynthesis glyoxalase ElbB, producing the protein MSATNPRFAVILSGCGFMDGSEIQESVLTLLAIRKAGASYQCFAPDSPQHHVSNHLTQEMVQEERNVLVESARIARGQILPLSEYNAAAFDALVLPGGFGAAANLSDFIDNGDRCSVQADVENAVKATHAAGKPIGALCIAPVVLGRLLPGVELTIGNDAAVNAALRNMGASPVDAGPTDIVIDAEQKVVTSPCYMYDSSIDQIAEGAERAVGALIKLLKKAQVST
- a CDS encoding metallophosphoesterase, translating into MRTIIFGDIHGCYEEWQELLGKVGASDEDTLISVGDLVCKGPYTKKVLDLAMSLPNLKVVMGNHDLSLLKRWQNRQLDSLTTEYQQDAVRDMGAGLDNYMNFIAGWPYYIEHPDYLVVHAGLRPGIPVHEQCADDLVRLRTVEPEGEPWWEFYTDPKLVVHGHWAAQGLVVRENVIGLDSGCVYGKRLSAVILPERQIVSVPARRAYQPII
- a CDS encoding acyloxyacyl hydrolase; the encoded protein is MSGLPITMAGMNRVGLLIFVAVVFSSTFAGLCWSAENEPAELGVRVGAGEASESKEFHLYEVQGSIPLPWALEWPDSQGLLGVRANAALGMMRTGGDSGVYVYLGPALRFGRQKWWVEAGTAPTVIAEDRIGGEDLGGPFQITSHLGVGYRFTDRWSTGFRIQHMSNADIYTRNPGLDYGTLEVNYRY
- a CDS encoding carbon-nitrogen hydrolase family protein, with translation MIQDVRPVQVAVVQMNSTPDVEANLGVAEALVREAARQDAELIVLPEGFACMSPDKEKTGVAESLEENGPILSFCSDLARAVGSELVLAGFPERGSVSGKTRNACVHLNREGQILSVYRKIHLFDIQLDDGTSSRESEHTEAGEDVVVSPAPFGGLGLSICYDLRFPELYRRLVDKGAVAFAVPAAFLMTTGKHHWHVLLRARAIESQSYVLAAAQTGHHFGTRESYGHALIADPWGSVLAECAEGEGVAVATVDPEVVSGIRRQLPSLQHRKL